A genome region from Setaria italica strain Yugu1 chromosome III, Setaria_italica_v2.0, whole genome shotgun sequence includes the following:
- the LOC105914029 gene encoding chaperone protein dnaJ C76, chloroplastic-like, translating into MGGGVARAGKKRGWAWVLDYDLYELLGVERSSPQSEIKVACRSLQKRCHPDVAGAAEGHDMDIILNEVYVLLSDPVACLAYDREQARRSKFAGYTGRPLYSSWLGADTERCAIFVDEVRCVGCLKCALHAFRSFTIESVYGCTHVAAQWADDKDRITDAISTCPVDCIS; encoded by the exons ATGGGTGGTGGTGTAG cGAGAGCAGGAAAGAAACGAGGCTGGGCGTGGGTCTTGGACTATGACCTGTACGAGCTACTGGGCGTGGAGCGGTCCTCACCGCAGTCGGAGATCAAGGTGGCGTGCCGATCACTGCAGAAGCGGTGCCACCCAGacgtggccggcgccgccgagggccACGACATGGACATCATCCTCAATGAGGTGTACGTGCTGCTCTCCGACCCGGTCGCGTGCCTCGCGTATGATCGGGAGCAGGCGCGCCGCTCCAAGTTCGCCGGCTACACGGGCCGCCCGCTCTATTCCTCCTGGCTCGGCGCCGACACCGAGCGCTGCGCCATCTTCGTTGATGAGGTCCGCTGCGTTGGCTGCCTGAAGTGCGCGCTCCATGCGTTCAGGAGCTTCACCATCGAGTCCGTCTACGGATGCACCCACGTCGCCGCGCAGTGGGCTGACGACAAGGACAGGATCACCGACGCCATCAGCACCTGCCCTGTCGACTGCATCTCATAA
- the LOC101754981 gene encoding polyol transporter 5, which produces MAQRPDAEAPLLGKPGAASPPSPPAKRTNKYPFFCAVLASMTSVLAGYNVAVMSGAQIFMAEDLGVTDAQVEVLSGVINVYSLVGALLAGWTSDRLGRRLTIVLANVFFLVGPLAMTLAGGYAVLMAGRFVAGVGVGYAFVIAPVYAAEIAPASSRGLLSSLPEIFINSGVMLSYVANLVFSGLPVHLSWRLMFAAGVVPTVFLAAGVLTMPESPRWLAMKGRVAEAKAVLDKTSDTPAEAEQRLLEIEDVVNGGGRSGEGSGGGAWKEVATKAGVRRVLAIVLTLQFFQQSSGIDSVVLYGPRVLAMAGVTSNTLLLSLNVLFGVAKAGSILIAMALADRVGRRPLLLVSTGGMTASLLVLGSLFAAFTGAKDDAAVAAVSFAAVVAFVVSFSVGFGPLAWVYSSEILPLRLRGQGAGLGTAMNRITSGVVTMTFISLYQAITMAGAFYLYAAIAAASFVFVYACLPETRGRSLEDMEELFHTK; this is translated from the exons ATGGCGCAGCGCCCGGACGCCGAGGCGCCCCTGCTCGGCAagcccggcgccgcctccccaccgtcgccgccggcgaagcgaACCAATAAGTACCCCTTCTTCTGCGCCGTGCTCGCCTCCATGACCTCCGTCCTCGCGGGCTACA ACGTGGCGGTGATGAGCGGCGCGCAGATCTTCATGGCGGAGGACCTCGGCGTCACCGACGCGCAGGTCGAGGTGCTCTCGGGTGTCATCAACGTCTACTCGCTCGTCGGCGCGCTGCTGGCCGGGTGGACCTCcgaccgcctcggccgccgcctcaCCATCGTGCTCGCCAacgtcttcttcctcgtcgGCCCGCTCGCCATGACGCTCGCCGGAGGGTACGCCGTCCTCATGGCGGGACgcttcgtcgccggcgtcggcgtcgggtACGCGTTCGTCATCGCGCCCGTCTACGCCGCCGAGATCGCGCCGGCGTCCTCCCgcggcctcctctcctcgctcCCCGAG ATCTTTATCAACAGTGGAGTGATGCTGAGCTACGTCGCCAACTTGGTCTTCTCGGGGCTGCCCGTGCACCTGTCGTGGCGGTTGATGTTCGCGGCGGGGGTGGTGCCCACGGtgttcctcgccgccggcgtgctcACCATGCCGGAGTCGCCGCGGTGGCTCGCCATGAAGGGCCGGGTCGCCGAGGCCAAGGCCGTGCTCGACAAGACGTCGGACACGCCCGCCGAGGCCGAGCAGCGGCTGCTGGAGATCGAGGACGTCGtgaacggcggcggccggagcggtgagggcagcggtggcggcgcgtgGAAGGAGGTGGCGACGAAGGCCGGCGTCCGCCGCGTGCTGGCCATCGTGCTGACGCTGCAGTTCTTCCAGCAGTCGTCGGGCATCGACTCCGTGGTGCTGTACGGCCCGCGCGTCCTCGCCATGGCCGGGGTCACCTCCAACACcctgctcctgagcctgaacgtCCTCTTCGGCGTCGCCAAGgccggctccatcctcatcGCCATGGCGCTCGCCGaccgcgtcggccgccgcccgctcctcctcgtAAGCACGGGCGGCATGACGGCGTCCCTGCTCGTCCTGGGCTCCCTGTTCGCGGCGTTCACCGGCGCCAAGGACGACGCCGCGGTGGCCGCGGTGAGCTTCGCGGCCGTGGTTGCGTTCGTCGTGTCCTTCTCCGTCGGGTTCGGGCCGCTCGCCTGGGTGTACAGCTCCGAGATCCTGCCGCTCCGGCTGCGCGGCCAGGGCGCCGGACTCGGCACCGCCATGAACCGGATCACGAGCGGCGTCGTCACCATGACCTTCATCTCGCTCTACCAGGCAATCACCATGGCCGGCGCGTTCTACCTctacgccgccatcgccgccgcctcgttcGTGTTCGTCTACGCGTGCCTGCCGGAGACCAGGGGACGGAGCCTCGAGGACATGGAGGAGCTCTTCCACACCAAGTGA